The following coding sequences lie in one Rutidosis leptorrhynchoides isolate AG116_Rl617_1_P2 chromosome 6, CSIRO_AGI_Rlap_v1, whole genome shotgun sequence genomic window:
- the LOC139852296 gene encoding uncharacterized protein, whose product MNSRQPIICKPPSFYQRICLPFYVGVIFVITATISCTSSNETDLQALLSFKSMISDPYGGLTSWNESFDLCDWSGVTCGERHRRVTTIILESQGLQGSLSPHVGNLTFLREFSLYNNSLQGSIPNEITHLYRLLRLDIGHNGFSGVIPTNLSGFYNVIQLWLDHNKLVGSIPKEIGFLPKLALVAVDANKLTGGVPSFLGNQGEADDMKFIDSLKNCSMLMTLDVSTCSLQGVLPRSIGNLSDQLSLLYLGENQLHGNIPSSVGNLVGLVGLNLEANRFSGIISDTIGMLQKVQQIILYENNISGPIPDVIANLSLLNRLDLYSNRLEGLIPSNLGNCHSLLELRLYDNKLCGKIPVSVFQLPSLSKTLDLSQNQLFGSIPIQVGYLELLDHMDLSYNNLSGNIPDGIGGCTGLTFISFRGNVLQGSIPPSLTSLKGLVVLDISQNNLSGQITQFSQQLSLKFINLSFNDFEGEVPIRGVFANTREFSVVGNTRLCGGLTGLGLHKCKKKRRHEKKLILIVILCSSTILVILCVVYVWCKTRSNGQPSQSSMNERFLQVSYNQLLNATNGFSESNLIGKGGFSSVYKGILNIVGNEIFVAVKVLSLQNRRALRSFTRECDAWRNIRHRNLLKIITSCSSVDFQDNDFKALVYEFMPNGSLNDWLHSSAHTSRLSLIQRLNILMDIAYALDYLHNRCQTTIVHGDIKPSNILLDEDMVAHVGDFGLARILGADSNQNSSTGIKGTIGYAPPEYGLGSEMTSNGDVYSYGILLLHVMTGKKPTDDVFNDGSSLHEFAYMALQDGHEIVDIIDNDVIELQSNEANTQKLEECLASIIKIGVSCSVHSPSQRINMEYVVNELRHIKDSLQNI is encoded by the exons ATGAACTCAAGACAACCAATAATTTGTAAACCACCGTCTTTCTATCAGCGTATATGTTTACCTTTTTACGTTGGTGTCATATTTGTGATTACCGCCACCATCTCATGTACATCTTCCAATGAGACCGATCTTCAGGCTTTGTTGTCATTCAAGTCAATGATAAGTGATCCATACGGAGGTCTAACCTCATGGAATGAATCGTTTGATTTATGTGATTGGAGTGGTGTTACATGTGGAGAGCGTCATAGGCGAGTGACCACTATAATACTAGAGTCGCAAGGATTACAAGGCTCTTTGTCTCCTCATGTTGGGAACCTCACCTTCCTCCGAGAATTTTCTCTATATAACAACAGCCTTCAAGGATCCATCCCAAATGAAATCACTCATCTATATAGGCTACTTCGCCTTGATATTGGTCATAATGGTTTCAGTGGAGTCATTCCAACTAATTTGTCCGGTTTCTATAACGTAATACAATTGTGGCTTGATCACAATAAGCTAGTTGGAAGCATACCGAAAGAGATTGGTTTCCTCCCCAAACTTGCTTTGGTGGCTGTTGATGCAAATAAGTTAACCGGTGGGGTCCCATCGTTCTTGGGGAAT CAAGGAGAAGCTGATGACATGAAGTTCATCGATTCTTTGAAAAACTGCAGCATGTTAATGACTTTGGATGTTTCAACTTGTAGTTTACAAGGAGTACTCCCGAGATCAATTGGTAATCTTTCTGATCAACTAAGCCTTCTTTATTTAGGAGAAAATCAGTTACATGGAAACATACCTTCAAGCGTTGGTAATCTTGTTGGTTTGGTAGGTTTAAATCTAGAAGCTAACCGGTTCTCAGGAATAATCTCAGATACAATTGGTATGCTTCAAAAGGTACAACAAATTATTCTATATGAAAACAATATTTCAGGGCCTATACCAGATGTCATCGCGAACTTATCATTGTTGAATAGGCTTGATTTATATTCCAATAGGTTGGAAGGGCTTATTCCGTCAAATTTAGGGAATTGTCATAGTCTACTAGAGTTACGTCTCTATGACAATAAACTATGTGGCAAAATACCAGTTTCAGTTTTTCAACTTCCATCTTTGTCCAAAACATTAGATCTTTCTCAAAACCAACTGTTTGGTTCAATTCCAATCCAGGTTGGATACCTAGAACTGTTGGACCATATGGATTTGTCTTATAATAATTTATCTGGTAATATTCCAGATGGCATTGGTGGGTGCACCGGCCTCACATTTATATCCTTCAGAGGCAACGTATTGCAAGGCTCAATACCACCTTCCTTGACTTCCCTCAAGGGATTGGTGGTGCTCGATATTTCACAGAATAATTTATCAGGCCAAATAACGCAATTCTCACAACAATTATCATTAAAGTTTATAAACCTATCGTTCAATGATTTTGAGGGTGAAGTACCAATCAGAGGAGTTTTTGCCAACACACGTGAATTCTCAGTTGTAGGAAATACTAGGCTTTGTGGTGGCTTGACTGGACTTGGATTACACAAATGTAAGAAGAAGCGAAGACATGAGAAAAAGTTGATACTAATAGTCATATTGTGTTCATCCACAATTTTAGTCATATTATGTGTTGTGTACGTTTGGTGCAAAACGAGAAGCAATGGCCAACCGTCTCAATCATCAATGAATGAACGGTTCTTACAAGTTTCCTACAATCAACTTCTTAATGCCACCAATGGCTTCTCTGAATCGAATTTGATTGGTAAAGGTGGATTTAGCTCTGTTTATAAAGGAATCCTTAACATAGTTGGTAACGAAATATTTGTTGCAGTCAAAGTTCTAAGTCTTCAAAATCGAAGAGCTTTACGCAGCTTCACGAGGGAGTGTGATGCATGGCGCAACATTAGACATCGGAATCTGTTGAAGATAATAACTTCATGTTCAAGTGTTGACTTTCAAGACAATGATTTCAAGGCTTTGGTATATGAATTCATGCCCAATGGGAGTTTAAATGATTGGTTACACTCCAGTGCCCATACATCTAGACTAAGCCTTATTCAAAGACTGAATATTCTGATGGATATTGCATATGCGCTTGATTATCTTCACAATCGCTGCCAAACAACCATAGTTCATGGTGACATAAAGCCTAGCAACATTCTACTTGATGAGGATATGGTGGCTCATGTCGGAGACTTTGGTTTAGCTCGAATTCTTGGAGCAGATTCAAACCAAAACAGCTCAACCGGGATCAAAGGAACAATTGGCTATGCACCTCCGG AGTACGGTCTTGGGAGTGAGATGACAAGTAACGGGGACGTCTACAGTTATGGAATATTGTTACTGCATGTAATGACTGGAAAAAAACCGACAGACGACGTATTTAATGATGGCTCAAGCCTTCACGAATTTGCCTACATGGCCTTGCAAGACGGCCATGAAATTGTCGATATTATTGATAATGATGTAATTGAGTTGCAAAGCAATGAAGCAAACACACAAAAATTGGAAGAATGTTTAGCTTCAATAATTAAGATTGGAGTATCATGCTCTGTGCATTCACCATCCCAACGGATTAATATGGAATATGTAGTGAATGAGTTGAGACACATTAAAGATTCACTACAAAATATTTGA